A genomic segment from Legionella micdadei encodes:
- a CDS encoding UDP-glucose 4-epimerase family protein has product MINGQIILTGATGFVGQQLVKRLINETECSLKLALRSGGEQFTHPRIAIFSPIHISGNTDWNPVLKGCEVIVHMAGRAHVLHETAQDPLSEFRKVNTEGTLNLAWQAAQHGIKRFIFISSIGVNGNETTRNQLFSANDLPNPSNPYAISKYEAEQGLLRIAKETQMEVVIIRPPLIYGVEAKGNFQRLIQWLQKGIPLPLGAINNKRSFVSINNLLSLIVRCMNHPSAANQIFLVSDGEDISTTDLLRKISQIMKLPARLLPIPQGLLTVAAYLLCRKADLQRLCGSLQIDISKTCATLDWRPEVTMDEALRLMLDPK; this is encoded by the coding sequence ATGATAAATGGACAAATAATTCTAACTGGCGCTACAGGTTTTGTCGGGCAGCAATTAGTTAAGCGGCTTATTAACGAAACTGAATGTTCTTTAAAATTAGCATTGCGATCGGGAGGAGAACAATTTACTCATCCGCGCATCGCTATTTTCTCTCCCATTCATATCTCAGGGAACACCGATTGGAATCCCGTCCTTAAAGGTTGTGAGGTCATTGTTCATATGGCTGGGCGCGCCCATGTGTTGCATGAGACTGCACAAGATCCTTTAAGTGAATTTAGGAAAGTCAACACGGAAGGAACATTAAATCTAGCATGGCAAGCGGCACAACATGGTATTAAACGCTTCATTTTTATTAGCTCAATCGGCGTAAATGGAAATGAAACCACCCGTAATCAGCTATTCTCGGCTAATGATTTGCCAAACCCCAGTAATCCTTATGCCATTTCCAAATATGAAGCGGAGCAAGGGTTGTTGCGCATAGCTAAAGAAACTCAGATGGAGGTTGTTATCATTCGGCCGCCTTTAATTTACGGGGTTGAGGCAAAGGGAAATTTCCAGCGTTTAATTCAATGGTTACAAAAAGGTATCCCCTTACCTTTAGGAGCTATAAACAATAAACGCAGCTTCGTATCCATCAATAATTTGCTAAGTCTTATTGTCAGATGTATGAATCATCCATCTGCCGCTAATCAAATTTTTCTTGTCAGCGACGGAGAAGATATATCAACGACAGATCTACTGCGAAAAATAAGCCAAATCATGAAGTTGCCAGCTCGATTATTACCGATACCCCAAGGTTTGTTGACCGTTGCTGCATATCTTTTGTGCCGAAAGGCAGATTTACAGCGTTTATGTGGTTCGCTTCAGATAGATATCAGCAAAACTTGCGCAACCCTTGATTGGAGACCGGAAGTGACAATGGATGAAGCTTTGCGCCTAATGTTAGACCCAAAATGA
- a CDS encoding acyltransferase family protein: MKFRNNSFDLIRHFAAFLVLFSHHFALSGRPEPIFLHWDTLGFVAVAIFFAISGYFMPSSFTSSGNFAVFMAKRCRRIFPGLIVCSFLMVYLIGGIFTPKPILHYLFSLSTLKTSIMYVSFAGRPIPGVFSDFLCKDVINGSLWTLPVEFASYIIIGVVLSYMNSWRSVLPLLMSCILVTVILTKTGKNYGFYSIPLNYLALFGIAFTGGALMSMTQEHWYKSRVYLALASVVLLIVLQGRPEMQALGTLSLAVLTIIIGVSFQDKLINGKFDVSYGIYIYAFPIQQMVINLLTQRFWPSMVIALAITIVVAYLSYHFVEKPFSYANVHKKFTQKLGGMELSPSASIH; encoded by the coding sequence ATGAAATTTAGGAACAACTCATTCGATTTGATTAGACATTTCGCAGCTTTTTTGGTGCTTTTTAGCCATCATTTTGCTCTATCAGGTCGACCTGAGCCGATTTTTCTCCATTGGGATACACTTGGATTTGTTGCTGTTGCTATTTTCTTTGCGATTTCTGGTTATTTTATGCCCAGTAGTTTCACGAGCTCGGGCAATTTTGCGGTATTTATGGCAAAACGCTGCCGACGGATCTTTCCAGGATTGATTGTCTGTTCTTTTTTGATGGTGTATTTGATTGGGGGCATTTTTACACCAAAACCAATCCTCCATTACTTATTCAGCTTATCGACACTTAAGACAAGTATTATGTATGTCTCTTTCGCAGGCAGACCAATTCCTGGGGTGTTCTCTGATTTCTTATGCAAGGACGTGATTAATGGTAGCTTATGGACTTTGCCCGTGGAGTTTGCCAGTTATATTATCATTGGGGTAGTGCTTTCTTATATGAATAGTTGGAGATCAGTTCTACCTCTATTGATGTCATGTATTCTGGTAACAGTGATTTTAACAAAGACAGGTAAAAATTATGGATTCTATTCAATTCCCTTAAATTATCTAGCTCTCTTTGGTATTGCATTTACAGGTGGAGCGCTGATGTCTATGACTCAAGAACATTGGTACAAAAGTAGAGTTTATCTAGCCCTGGCTTCGGTTGTGCTTCTTATTGTTTTACAAGGACGTCCAGAAATGCAGGCTTTAGGTACTTTGAGTCTTGCAGTGTTGACAATAATTATTGGTGTTTCGTTTCAAGATAAACTGATCAATGGAAAATTCGATGTCTCTTATGGTATCTATATCTATGCTTTTCCAATCCAACAAATGGTGATTAATTTACTTACCCAGCGTTTTTGGCCTAGTATGGTCATCGCACTAGCAATAACAATTGTCGTGGCCTATTTGTCCTATCACTTCGTTGAGAAACCTTTTTCATATGCCAATGTGCATAAAAAGTTTACTCAGAAACTAGGGGGCATGGAGTTGTCCCCTTCAGCTTCAATTCATTGA
- a CDS encoding glycosyltransferase family 4 protein, which yields MKILHVYKTFLGDAFGGVERVIAQIVRNQQSNFHHTILSLSPDPEPKELEYLGIKIIRYKESLNVASNSISFSLLRDFRKIAQQVDVIHYHFPWPFADVLHLFSRIKKPSILTYHSDIVRQKILFHFYRPLMHHFLKSIDTIVATSPNYFSTSPVLQKYREKVTVIPIGLNKTNYAITTDERIAYWRDLYGDKFFLFVGVMRYYKGLHILLEAAQGTSFPILIVGSGPIEDELKTQAKELGLTHIHFLGRLAEEDKIALLRLCLSVIFPSHLRSEAFGVSLLEGAMFGKSLISSEIGTGTSYININEETGLVVPPGDPIALRNAMQFIWDNPEKAAAMGEKAAERYWTLFTADKMVAEYERLYRDVVSKKQDDSVLLNKDSITNQNV from the coding sequence ATGAAGATTCTCCATGTTTATAAGACATTTCTAGGTGATGCTTTTGGTGGGGTAGAGCGCGTAATTGCGCAAATTGTCCGTAATCAGCAATCCAATTTTCATCATACTATCTTGTCTCTTTCTCCTGATCCTGAGCCAAAAGAGCTGGAGTACCTGGGCATTAAAATAATTCGCTATAAGGAAAGTTTGAATGTTGCCTCGAACAGTATTTCCTTTTCGCTACTGAGGGATTTTCGCAAAATAGCTCAGCAAGTTGACGTGATCCATTACCATTTCCCCTGGCCTTTTGCGGATGTTTTACATTTGTTTTCAAGAATCAAAAAGCCTTCTATTTTAACGTATCATTCTGATATTGTCCGGCAAAAAATTTTATTTCATTTCTATCGACCATTAATGCATCATTTTTTAAAATCAATAGACACCATTGTGGCCACCTCTCCGAATTATTTTTCCACCAGCCCTGTACTGCAAAAATATCGGGAAAAAGTTACTGTTATTCCAATCGGTTTAAATAAGACAAATTACGCTATAACAACCGATGAACGCATAGCATACTGGCGTGATCTTTATGGGGATAAATTTTTTCTCTTCGTTGGTGTCATGCGTTATTATAAAGGGCTTCACATTTTATTGGAGGCAGCCCAAGGTACTTCGTTCCCTATTTTGATTGTAGGCTCAGGGCCTATCGAAGATGAATTAAAAACCCAGGCAAAAGAGTTAGGATTAACTCATATCCATTTCTTAGGCCGATTGGCCGAGGAAGATAAAATTGCTCTTCTTAGGTTATGTCTTTCAGTTATATTCCCCTCGCATTTACGTTCAGAGGCTTTCGGTGTTTCCCTTCTTGAAGGGGCAATGTTTGGTAAGTCCTTAATTTCCTCAGAAATTGGTACAGGAACCAGCTATATCAATATTAATGAGGAGACAGGACTTGTCGTCCCACCCGGCGATCCGATTGCATTACGAAATGCAATGCAATTTATTTGGGATAATCCGGAAAAAGCAGCAGCTATGGGTGAAAAGGCTGCAGAACGCTATTGGACGCTTTTCACCGCTGATAAGATGGTGGCTGAATACGAGCGGCTTTATCGAGATGTCGTGAGTAAAAAGCAGGATGATTCTGTGCTACTGAATAAAGATTCGATAACCAACCAAAATGTATGA
- a CDS encoding acyltransferase family protein: MEITSEHASDDTLKTKKSLSFYLPDNHLNSDKFDTTAKGMQKEILALTSLRFIAAFYVFLFHIQLYFPVLKHGELVRFLNNGACGMSLFFILSGFVLGYRFHNGVPDYKKYAFDRFTRIYPAYFLAALVTIPWLISTLSLEDSLQTLRYIYVIFANIFMIQAWMPQLFTIWNNGGSWSLCSEMFFYALFPFIIHHLKKLKNKQLVIALCILYVTSSLPGISLLLFNPVPNNIVFYSIPIFRVSEFIIGVICGLLFTRGIRVAHPSACTIFCLTQLYLYFVWGPKHGHIAIAQNFITVPLTTILIFSLASINSGRLYRFMVGRSFVYLGRISYSFYSFQVLILLIIVTNYHSIGYKYPLLANHVILATVAFLLLIIISAISHHFVEIKFRNYLNKKFMDKKEIISGSELSLPQ; encoded by the coding sequence GTGGAAATCACGAGCGAACATGCTTCGGACGATACCTTAAAAACAAAAAAATCTTTAAGTTTCTATTTACCTGACAATCATTTAAACTCAGATAAATTCGATACAACGGCAAAAGGTATGCAAAAGGAAATATTGGCATTAACAAGCTTGCGGTTTATTGCTGCCTTTTATGTGTTTTTGTTTCATATCCAACTTTATTTTCCAGTTCTTAAGCATGGTGAATTAGTTCGTTTTTTAAACAACGGTGCCTGCGGAATGAGCTTGTTTTTCATCTTATCAGGTTTCGTGTTAGGCTATCGCTTCCATAATGGTGTCCCAGACTATAAAAAATACGCGTTTGATCGCTTCACTCGCATCTATCCCGCCTATTTTTTGGCAGCTCTGGTCACCATACCTTGGTTAATCTCCACTTTATCATTAGAGGACTCACTTCAGACTTTACGTTATATCTATGTCATTTTTGCTAATATCTTTATGATCCAAGCATGGATGCCACAACTTTTTACCATCTGGAACAATGGGGGAAGTTGGTCCCTTTGTTCAGAAATGTTTTTTTACGCCCTATTCCCTTTCATCATTCACCATTTAAAAAAATTAAAAAATAAACAACTTGTTATTGCCCTATGTATTTTATATGTGACATCCTCTTTGCCCGGAATTTCATTACTGCTATTTAATCCAGTTCCAAATAATATCGTGTTCTATTCCATTCCAATATTTCGGGTTTCTGAATTTATTATTGGCGTTATTTGTGGTCTTCTTTTTACTCGAGGCATTCGTGTAGCCCATCCTAGCGCCTGCACCATTTTTTGTCTAACCCAGTTATACCTTTATTTTGTTTGGGGACCTAAGCATGGCCATATTGCAATCGCACAAAATTTTATTACAGTACCCTTAACTACTATACTCATTTTCAGCCTTGCTTCCATTAACTCAGGTCGATTATATCGCTTTATGGTAGGTCGAAGTTTCGTCTACTTAGGGCGCATCAGTTACTCATTCTACTCCTTCCAAGTTTTGATCTTACTAATAATTGTAACCAATTATCACTCCATTGGTTACAAATATCCGCTCCTTGCTAATCATGTTATTTTGGCAACGGTTGCATTCCTATTGCTTATTATTATTTCCGCAATATCACATCATTTTGTTGAAATTAAATTTAGAAATTATTTAAATAAAAAATTCATGGATAAAAAGGAAATCATCTCTGGGTCTGAGTTGTCGTTACCTCAGTGA
- the sixA gene encoding phosphohistidine phosphatase SixA, which produces MKIYLVQHGACLEKTINPEQALSAEGKQAVDNLCQFLSFLKLEVHSLWHSEKLRAKQTAEALVAGLIFKGKIESRKGLAPMDAVEPIEKILKQLNQDIVLVGHMPFMGKLVAKLVVNDENQNLVSFVPGTMVCLEQDEDHAWHIQWMINPNVVNKTMLRCS; this is translated from the coding sequence ATGAAAATTTATTTAGTGCAACATGGAGCCTGTTTAGAAAAGACAATTAATCCCGAACAAGCTCTTAGCGCAGAAGGCAAACAAGCAGTTGATAACCTTTGCCAATTTCTCTCTTTCCTTAAACTAGAAGTCCACTCTCTATGGCACAGCGAGAAATTAAGAGCCAAACAAACAGCCGAAGCTTTAGTGGCAGGTCTTATTTTTAAAGGAAAAATTGAGTCAAGAAAAGGACTAGCTCCTATGGATGCAGTTGAGCCAATTGAAAAAATCCTAAAACAATTAAATCAGGATATTGTGTTAGTGGGGCACATGCCCTTTATGGGTAAACTTGTAGCTAAGTTGGTTGTTAATGATGAAAACCAAAACCTTGTCTCTTTTGTTCCAGGAACCATGGTGTGTCTTGAGCAGGATGAAGACCATGCATGGCACATTCAGTGGATGATAAATCCAAACGTAGTGAATAAAACAATGCTGCGTTGCTCTTAG
- a CDS encoding U-box domain-containing protein — translation MIIVIIELSPRMRFNPFRANVNNLFDVFEAAKNDARVSRTPFISHYNNLNSAQAQMELLAARMSRFLVLEMLLENHFHIANRRAPFAESISRADFHFGGFQSPIPRPSSRPHVQESTDPLAHIPKPNATLSDKAKKVAAELDDKLPQECCDPISMEPLADPIEINKRVYNRETVSRLIKDGKFEDPFNRAKVDPSTAKPAHYMLDAIIAHSDVLAHKEPIMLRNHKSTDVHPLKDLIEQWGQLLRAEIPAP, via the coding sequence ATGATAATTGTCATCATAGAATTATCTCCGCGAATGAGATTCAATCCATTTCGAGCTAACGTCAATAATCTTTTCGATGTTTTTGAAGCAGCCAAAAATGATGCGAGAGTATCCAGGACGCCATTTATCTCTCACTATAACAATCTGAACAGTGCACAAGCCCAAATGGAGTTATTAGCTGCACGCATGAGTCGTTTCTTGGTATTGGAAATGTTGTTGGAGAATCATTTCCACATTGCAAATCGTCGTGCCCCCTTTGCTGAATCGATCTCACGGGCTGATTTTCATTTTGGAGGATTTCAAAGCCCCATACCAAGACCAAGTTCGCGGCCTCATGTTCAGGAATCTACCGATCCTCTAGCTCATATACCAAAGCCAAATGCGACTCTGAGCGATAAAGCTAAAAAAGTTGCAGCAGAATTGGATGATAAACTTCCACAGGAGTGTTGCGACCCTATTTCCATGGAGCCTCTCGCTGATCCCATTGAGATAAATAAGCGAGTTTATAATCGTGAAACCGTATCCAGATTGATAAAAGATGGAAAATTTGAGGATCCATTTAACCGAGCTAAAGTAGATCCTTCGACGGCAAAACCTGCGCATTACATGCTGGATGCGATTATTGCTCATTCAGATGTTTTGGCTCATAAAGAGCCCATTATGTTGCGTAATCATAAAAGCACTGACGTCCACCCACTTAAGGATTTAATAGAGCAGTGGGGACAATTATTGAGAGCAGAGATTCCAGCTCCATAA
- the bla gene encoding class A beta-lactamase has product MLSAKKFLSSLLITIGLCNSSFSEIPNRHLTSIDKKLAKLESSSGGRIGVYAINTTNNTHLEYRADERFPMGCTSKVMGVAAVLKKSMKDNLLLSKKVTYTKNDLTNWNPITEKNLDTGMSVKELCAAAISYSDNTAMNLLLKQLGGLEGMNAFARTIDDDSFRQTHGWPGEAMSGGQNNTDDSSTPAAMATSLKKLAFTDALAKPQRELLLTWLKANTTGDARIRAGVPKGWLVGDKTGTGYFYGTTNDIAIIWPPKCDPIVMAVYYTSNNKNASKREDIVASTTRIILDELAQKDECIRSQVTL; this is encoded by the coding sequence ATGTTATCTGCCAAGAAATTTTTATCCTCTCTCCTCATCACGATCGGTTTATGCAACTCTTCGTTTTCAGAAATCCCGAATCGCCACCTCACTTCAATTGATAAAAAACTAGCGAAACTTGAATCATCCTCAGGCGGAAGAATTGGTGTCTACGCGATCAACACAACGAATAACACCCATCTAGAATATCGTGCAGACGAACGCTTTCCAATGGGTTGCACCTCTAAAGTCATGGGTGTTGCAGCTGTCCTTAAAAAAAGCATGAAGGACAATTTACTCCTATCAAAGAAAGTGACTTACACTAAAAATGATTTAACAAACTGGAATCCAATTACTGAAAAAAATCTGGACACAGGGATGAGTGTTAAAGAATTATGCGCCGCAGCCATCAGTTATAGTGACAATACTGCGATGAACCTTTTGCTCAAACAGTTAGGTGGGCTAGAAGGTATGAACGCTTTTGCACGTACAATTGATGATGATTCATTTCGTCAAACCCATGGTTGGCCAGGGGAAGCAATGTCAGGCGGTCAAAACAATACCGATGACAGCTCTACACCAGCAGCGATGGCAACCAGCTTAAAAAAACTGGCATTCACTGATGCTTTAGCTAAACCTCAGCGTGAGTTATTACTTACGTGGTTGAAAGCGAATACAACAGGCGATGCTCGTATTCGAGCTGGTGTACCCAAAGGTTGGTTAGTTGGAGACAAAACGGGAACTGGCTACTTCTATGGAACGACCAATGATATTGCTATCATTTGGCCTCCAAAATGCGATCCAATTGTTATGGCAGTTTATTACACTTCAAACAACAAAAACGCCTCCAAACGGGAAGACATTGTTGCATCAACGACTCGAATAATACTCGATGAGTTAGCCCAAAAGGACGAATGTATTCGAAGCCAAGTTACTCTGTAA
- a CDS encoding glycosyltransferase yields MVLSRGGLPKCAVLLAVYNGMHYLREQVETILNQQDVSVTLFVSVDLSTDGSLDWFFDLSELDTRVIVLPYGEKFGGAARNFFRLIRDVDFKSFDYVAFADQDDHWYLDKLSRAIHIMSTSGYDAYSGNVIAFWADGKRLLINKAQPQRRWDYIFEAAGPGCTYVMSVNLINAIKTHIMKVWDLLQEVSLHDWFCYAFARANGFKWYIDDQPSMLYRQHANNQVGVNLGLKAYANRFKKIKNGWWLTQALLIAELVGVSQSRFIQSWLRLRRSDLFRLSLQAFQCRRRLQEQIFFFFVCLLLCFTGIRK; encoded by the coding sequence TTGGTTTTATCGCGAGGAGGCTTACCTAAATGTGCAGTACTTTTAGCTGTCTATAATGGTATGCATTATTTAAGAGAACAGGTTGAAACGATCCTTAATCAACAGGATGTGAGTGTGACGTTGTTTGTTAGCGTCGATTTATCTACGGATGGCAGTTTAGATTGGTTTTTTGATTTATCTGAACTTGATACGAGAGTTATTGTTTTACCTTACGGGGAAAAATTTGGCGGAGCTGCAAGAAATTTTTTTCGCCTAATCCGTGATGTTGATTTCAAGTCATTTGATTATGTTGCTTTTGCTGATCAGGATGATCATTGGTATCTTGATAAGCTTTCTCGAGCCATCCACATTATGAGCACGTCGGGATATGATGCATATTCAGGGAATGTCATCGCTTTCTGGGCAGATGGTAAGCGCTTATTAATTAATAAAGCGCAACCACAGCGCCGGTGGGACTATATTTTTGAAGCCGCTGGACCTGGCTGCACTTATGTAATGAGCGTTAACTTAATAAATGCAATAAAAACACACATAATGAAAGTATGGGATTTACTGCAAGAAGTGAGTTTGCATGATTGGTTCTGTTATGCGTTCGCAAGAGCAAATGGGTTTAAGTGGTATATTGATGATCAACCTTCGATGCTTTACAGGCAGCACGCTAACAATCAGGTAGGAGTTAATTTAGGCTTGAAGGCCTATGCTAATCGCTTCAAAAAAATAAAAAATGGTTGGTGGCTAACTCAAGCGCTATTGATTGCTGAACTTGTCGGTGTAAGTCAGAGTCGTTTTATTCAGAGCTGGTTAAGACTAAGAAGATCGGATTTATTCCGTTTAAGCCTCCAGGCGTTCCAATGCCGTAGACGTTTACAAGAGCAAATTTTCTTTTTCTTTGTCTGCTTATTGCTTTGCTTTACTGGTATTCGTAAGTAG
- a CDS encoding oligosaccharide repeat unit polymerase: MKKLINSISFYFLLPIYFALFLLFTFFYVPQDYYFSLAILCSIITIPVLISLRIIPLRMQIQDYYRRILSHARYRFIILSLCLFIIICGPIDIYVNGFKLLNPSTYADINGIGRYVRHVTTLCWIFVPVAFIFLKSPWLKFLFISYAILFPIVIIDRNRFFLSGYSLFFCAVLVYHTSQKTRTKTKSKILFFLIPFACLFIFSLIGHFRSGAAFIVPSSGTLLQEGAYPLKASFASLPALLQQIILYITTPLFNFATIASENYINQNFLISQFSPFSRESLESYIYAPTLVSRYTVGTEFYPFLLYGGLNYVAWAFIFMLIGFILASYLFKKFPNIFTFLIFIKISYNALFMGFAPQYYILLNLIFLMMMFFLWFFAELVRISAVHAR; this comes from the coding sequence TTGAAAAAATTAATTAATTCAATTTCTTTTTATTTTCTGCTCCCCATTTATTTTGCGCTTTTCTTGTTATTTACCTTTTTCTATGTCCCGCAAGACTATTATTTTAGTCTAGCTATTCTCTGTTCAATCATTACGATTCCCGTGTTGATAAGTTTAAGGATAATCCCTTTAAGAATGCAGATACAAGATTACTATAGGCGAATCTTATCCCATGCGAGGTACCGCTTTATTATTCTTTCTTTGTGCCTTTTTATTATTATTTGCGGACCTATTGATATTTATGTGAATGGTTTTAAGTTACTCAATCCTTCGACTTATGCGGATATCAATGGCATTGGAAGATATGTGAGACATGTTACAACGTTATGTTGGATCTTTGTTCCTGTTGCTTTCATTTTTCTTAAGTCGCCTTGGCTAAAGTTTCTTTTTATCAGTTATGCGATTTTATTTCCTATTGTAATCATTGATCGAAATCGTTTTTTTCTTTCTGGCTACTCTTTATTCTTTTGTGCAGTACTTGTTTATCATACCTCCCAAAAAACTCGCACAAAGACGAAGAGTAAAATTTTATTTTTTTTAATTCCTTTCGCATGCTTGTTTATTTTTTCGCTTATTGGCCATTTCAGGAGTGGGGCAGCATTCATCGTGCCTTCTTCCGGCACATTATTGCAAGAGGGGGCATATCCTCTCAAAGCCTCATTCGCATCGCTTCCTGCTTTGCTGCAACAAATTATTTTGTATATCACAACCCCTCTTTTTAACTTTGCAACGATCGCGTCAGAAAATTACATCAATCAAAATTTTTTAATAAGCCAGTTCTCTCCTTTTAGCCGAGAAAGTTTAGAAAGTTATATTTATGCGCCCACACTGGTTTCGCGATATACGGTGGGGACGGAATTTTACCCTTTCTTACTTTATGGTGGACTCAATTATGTTGCTTGGGCTTTCATTTTCATGCTGATTGGCTTTATTCTCGCTTCTTATTTATTTAAGAAATTCCCCAATATTTTTACTTTTCTAATTTTTATAAAAATCTCTTACAATGCATTATTTATGGGATTCGCACCACAGTATTATATTTTGTTAAATTTAATCTTTTTAATGATGATGTTTTTTTTGTGGTTTTTTGCGGAACTTGTACGAATTTCAGCAGTTCACGCAAGGTAG
- a CDS encoding glycosyltransferase family 2 protein: protein MLPVISYLIPSYNHEDYLPFLLESIVLDIKQLKVPAEVIIIDDGSADRSLWVIQAWVEANRDLFPISCVSQENRGIGAVLNRMVDLSRGEYLRVCASDDVLVPGSTQLLYEQFMLRPYLVCVLADAKVIDAGGELIHSSSIAYHGGRINRLVEPQALPKEIIQHWCVAGPTHLLKKNHHQYMRYDESCRIEDYDLFLSLLEIPDSIFFINEIVSLYRVHTTNVSKTTNPHRRIENIKTFLSIIERYIDRQILAGYLISVKYKTVAKIKFLQKKYLSCFFNLCLSTLFKMKSELQN, encoded by the coding sequence ATGCTCCCAGTCATAAGTTATTTAATACCGAGTTATAACCATGAGGACTACTTACCGTTTCTTTTGGAAAGCATTGTTTTAGATATAAAGCAATTAAAAGTACCTGCAGAAGTCATTATTATCGATGATGGATCCGCGGATCGTTCATTATGGGTAATTCAAGCTTGGGTAGAGGCAAATCGTGATTTATTTCCGATATCCTGTGTGTCTCAGGAAAACAGAGGCATTGGTGCTGTGCTTAATCGGATGGTTGATCTATCCAGAGGAGAGTATCTAAGGGTTTGTGCCTCTGATGATGTTCTTGTCCCTGGTAGTACTCAACTTCTTTATGAACAATTTATGTTGCGCCCCTATTTAGTTTGTGTGTTGGCAGATGCTAAAGTCATTGATGCGGGCGGTGAACTCATTCATTCAAGCTCGATTGCTTATCATGGCGGTAGGATTAATCGTTTGGTAGAGCCTCAAGCTTTACCCAAAGAAATTATCCAACACTGGTGCGTCGCTGGTCCTACTCATCTTCTAAAGAAAAATCATCATCAATATATGCGCTATGATGAATCATGCAGGATTGAAGATTATGATTTGTTCTTATCTTTGTTAGAAATTCCGGATTCAATCTTTTTTATCAATGAAATTGTGAGCTTATATCGAGTTCATACAACCAATGTTTCAAAAACAACAAACCCACATCGAAGAATTGAGAACATAAAAACATTTTTATCTATCATTGAGCGCTATATTGATAGACAGATTTTGGCAGGCTATTTAATATCGGTTAAATATAAAACGGTTGCTAAAATCAAATTTTTACAGAAAAAATACCTAAGCTGTTTTTTTAATTTATGCTTAAGTACTCTTTTTAAAATGAAAAGTGAGCTGCAAAATTGA